A genomic segment from Clarias gariepinus isolate MV-2021 ecotype Netherlands chromosome 11, CGAR_prim_01v2, whole genome shotgun sequence encodes:
- the gucy2f gene encoding retinal guanylyl cyclase 2 isoform X2, whose translation MQQFPLHFEGALLDLSSCSWHNILRSKHSLSTLPFFNLWTILAVLTFPCCVQCLIFKVGVVGPWNCDPVYSKTLPAVASKLAISRINRDASLDLGCTMDFVVLQEPCETSKALMTFVTYEKEADAFVGPGNPGYCNAATLLAKNWDKAIFSSACINYELDRIQSYPTFARILPSPTRVLYTVLKYFSWANIGIVSSNEDIWIDTAIKLASSLRSQGLPIAIVASTGNNDTDMENTLRNIQNAGEIKVIIMCMHSVLIGGEKQLDFLLKAYDMGLTSGSYVFIPYDTLLYSLPYTNISYFAILNNTKLRTAYDAVLTITVTSDRMSFNQAFNKAKQQQELTITQDAQQVSPLFGTVYNGIYLLAKAMHNTRRAGQWFSGTNLAFYTRNLTFPGFNQNIQFGPEGDGQTNYIILDSDGWGTDLYLCYLVDLGTSMVRYAGRSIHYPRGSPPSADSSCWFNPKSICTGGVDVIYVVIVFAIVIVFIVGAIGISLLIRRRIQQLQLVRGPNRILLTLEDLSFINPQLSKRKITLEEFSDSKSAADEKSVRSAEHSVNSLATATHETSNVAVYEGDWVWLKKFETGQFKEVKQSTTKIFTKMKDLRNENVNPFLGFFCDCGMFAVVTEHCSRGSLQDLLRNDDVKLDWMFKSSLLLDLIKGMKYLHHREFPHGRLKSRNCVVDGRFVLKITDYGFNELLESQKAPKEKHAPEDLFWTAPELLRDPENTRRGTFKGDVYSFAIILQEVVVRGAPYCMLGLPPEEIIRKVKKPPPMCRPTVAPDQAPLECIQLMKQCWSEQPDRRPAFDEIFDQFKLINKGKKTNIIDSMLRMLEQYSSNLEDLIRERTEELEIEKQRTEKLLAEMLPPSVAEALKTGVSVEPEYFDQVTIYFSDIVGFTTISSLSDPIEVVDLLNDLYTLFDAVLCNHDVYKVETIGDAYMVASGLPKRNGNKHAAEIANMSLNILSSVGSFKMRHMPEVPVRIRIGIHSGSCVAGVVGLTMPRYCLFGDTVNTASRMESTGLPYRIHVNITTVKILQSLNEGYQIEVRGKTELKGKGIEETYWLVGKSDFTKPLPKPPEIKAGDNHGLSPEDIAAYKKKKAEKKA comes from the exons ATGCAACAATTTCCTCTCCATTTTGAAGGTGCACTGTTGGACTTATCCAGCTGTTCATGGCATAACATCTTGAGAAGCAAGCACAGCCTTTCAACACTACCGTTTTTCAACTTGTGGACGATTCTTGCCGTTTTGACTTTTCCCTGCTGTGTGCAATGCCTCATATTTAAAGTCGGGGTCGTCGGCCCTTGGAATTGCGACCCTGTCTATTCCAAAACATTACCCGCCGTAGCCTCAAAGTTGGCCATTAGTAGAATAAACAGGGATGCCAGTTTGGACCTGGGTTGTACAATGGACTTTGTGGTTCTCCAAGAACCGTGTGAAACATCAAAAGCGCTGATGACGTTTGTGACTTATGAAAAGGAAGCCGACGCTTTCGTCGGACCTGGAAACCCTGGATACTGTAATGCAGCGACGCTCCTGGCCAAGAACTGGGATAAAGCTATTTTTTCATCGGCTTGCATCAACTATGAGCTCGATCGAATTCAGAGCTATCCTACGTTCGCCCGGATCTTGCCCTCACCTACACGAGTGCTTTATACTGTTTTGAAGTATTTCAGTTGGGCCAACATCGGCATTGTGTCCTCTAACGAGGATATATGGATCGACACTGCTATCAAACTAGCCAGCTCTCTCAGGAGTCAAGGACTTCCCATTGCCATTGTTGCATCCACTGGAAATAATGACACAGACATGGAGAATACACTAAGAAACATCCAAAATGCTGGGGAAATAAAAG TTATCATCATGTGCATGCATTCAGTGCTGATCGGTGGTGAAAAGCAGCTGGATTTCTTGCTAAAGGCCTATGACATGGGATTAACAAGTGGCAGCTATGTCTTTATACCATATGACACTCTACTCTACAGTCTGCCCTATACCAATATTTCCTATTTTGCTATTCTGAACAACACTAAGCTACGTACGGCGTATGACGCTGTTCTCACTATCACAGTAACATCAGATCGGATGTCCTTCAACCAGGCCTTTAATAAAGCCAAACAACAACAGGAGTTAACCATTACCCAGGATGCTCAGCAG GTTTCTCCCCTTTTTGGGACAGTCTACAATGGCATTTACCTTCTTGCCAAAGCCATGCACAACACCAGGAGAGCTGGCCAGTGGTTCTCAGGGACCAACCTGGCCTTCTACACACGGAATCTGACATTTCCTGGCTTCAATCAGAACATCCAGTTTGGCCCAGAGGGTGATGGACAGACCAACTATATCATCTTGGACTCGGATGGCTGGGGGACTGACTTGTATCTTTGCTATTTGGTGGATCTTGGCACAAGCATGGTGCGCTATGCTGGAAGATCCATTCACTATCCCAGGGGTTCTCCACCTTCTGCTGACTCCAGCTGCTGGTTCAATCCTAAATCTATCTGCACTGGAG GTGTGGATGTAATCTATGTAGTTATAGTTTTTGCAATCGTCATCGTTTTCATTGTTGGTGCTATTGGAATAAGTCTTCTTATAAG ACGGCGAATCCAACAACTCCAACTAGTTAGAGGACCCAATAGGATCTTGCTTACTCTTGAAGATCTCAGTTTCATCAATCCCCAGCTAAGCAAACGG AAAATCACCCTGGAGGAATTCAGTGACTCCAAAAGTGCTGCTGATGAGAAGAGCGTGCGGTCGGCTGAACACTCAGTAAACAGTTTGGCCACAGCGACTCATGAGACCTCCAATGTGGCCGTCTATGAG GGTGACTGGGTGTGGCTTAAGAAGTTTGAGACTGGACAGTTCAAGGAAGTCAAGCAAAGTACCACCAAAATATTTACCAAG ATGAAAGATCTCAGGAATGAGAACGTTAACCCATTTCTTGGGTTTTTCTGTGACTGTGGCATGTTTGCCGTGGTCACTGAGCATTGCTCCAGAGGAAGCTTACAGGACCTACTGCGCAACGATGATGTCAAACTAGACTGGATGTTTAAGTCTTCCTTGCTTCTGGACCTCATCAAG GGAATGAAATACCTTCACCATCGGGAGTTCCCTCATGGCCGATTAAAGTCACGCAACTGTGTGGTGGATGGACGATTTGTGCTCAAAATCACAGATTACGGTTTCAACGAACTCCTCGAATCCCAGAAAGCTCCAAAGGAGAAACATGCACCAGAAG ATCTCTTCTGGACAGCTCCTGAACTTCTCAGAGACCCCGAGAACACACGCCGAGGGACGTTTAAAGGTGATGTATATAGCTTTGCCATAATACTCCAAGAGGTGGTGGTCCGTGGTGCTCCGTACTGCATGCTTGGACTACCTCCAGAAG AGATTATTAGAAAGGTGAAGAAACCTCCTCCCATGTGCAGGCCTACAGTGGCTCCAGACCAGGCTCCACTAGAATGCATCCAGCTGATGAAACAGTGTTGGAGTGAACAGCCTGACAGGAGACCGGCCTTTGATGAAATATTCGATCAG TTCAAGCTTATAAACAAAGGCAAGAAAACCAACATCATAGACTCTATGCTGCGCATGCTGGAGCAGTACTCCTCAAACCTTGAAGATCTAATTAGGGAGAGGACAGAGGAGTTAGAAATAGAGAAACAGCGGACAGAGAAACTCCTGGCTGAAATGCTCCCACC ATCTGTGGCTGAGGCGCTGAAAACAGGTGTTTCTGTGGAGCCTGAGTACTTTGACCAGGTTACCATCTACTTTAGTGACATAGTGGGCTTCACAACAATCTCCTCACTAAGCGATCCGATCGAGGTTGTGGACCTCCTCAATGACCTCTATACGCTCTTCGATGCAGTGTTGTGTAACCACGATGTATACAAG GTGGAGACCATTGGAGATGCCTACATGGTGGCCTCAGGACTGCCAAAGAGAAATGGAAATAAGCATGCAGCTGAAATTGCCAACATGTCCCTGAACATCCTGAGCTCTGTGGGATCTTTTAAAATGCGTCACATGCCAGAAGTTCCGGTCAGAATAAGAATAGGCATTCACTCAG GGTCATGTGTTGCTGGAGTCGTGGGTCTTACGATGCCTAGATACTGCCTTTTTGGTGATACAGTCAACACCGCCTCTCGTATGGAATCTACGGGATTGC CTTATAGAATTCATGTGAACATAACCACTGTGAAGATTCTCCAGTCACTGAATGAGGGCTACCAGATAGAAGTTAGAGGAAAGACAGAGTTAAAG GGTAAAGGAATCGAAGAAACATACTGGCTCGTTGGGAAATCCGATTTTACAAAGCCTTTACCAAAGCCTCCTGAGATCAAAGCAGG GGACAACCATGGTTTGAGTCCTGAAGACATTGCTGCttacaagaaaaagaaagctgAAAAAAAGGCTTGA
- the gucy2f gene encoding retinal guanylyl cyclase 2 isoform X1, with amino-acid sequence MQQFPLHFEGALLDLSSCSWHNILRSKHSLSTLPFFNLWTILAVLTFPCCVQCLIFKVGVVGPWNCDPVYSKTLPAVASKLAISRINRDASLDLGCTMDFVVLQEPCETSKALMTFVTYEKEADAFVGPGNPGYCNAATLLAKNWDKAIFSSACINYELDRIQSYPTFARILPSPTRVLYTVLKYFSWANIGIVSSNEDIWIDTAIKLASSLRSQGLPIAIVASTGNNDTDMENTLRNIQNAGEIKVIIMCMHSVLIGGEKQLDFLLKAYDMGLTSGSYVFIPYDTLLYSLPYTNISYFAILNNTKLRTAYDAVLTITVTSDRMSFNQAFNKAKQQQELTITQDAQQVSPLFGTVYNGIYLLAKAMHNTRRAGQWFSGTNLAFYTRNLTFPGFNQNIQFGPEGDGQTNYIILDSDGWGTDLYLCYLVDLGTSMVRYAGRSIHYPRGSPPSADSSCWFNPKSICTGGVDVIYVVIVFAIVIVFIVGAIGISLLIRRRIQQLQLVRGPNRILLTLEDLSFINPQLSKRKITLEEFSDSKSAADEKSVRSAEHSVNSLATATHETSNVAVYEGDWVWLKKFETGQFKEVKQSTTKIFTKMKDLRNENVNPFLGFFCDCGMFAVVTEHCSRGSLQDLLRNDDVKLDWMFKSSLLLDLIKGMKYLHHREFPHGRLKSRNCVVDGRFVLKITDYGFNELLESQKAPKEKHAPEDLFWTAPELLRDPENTRRGTFKGDVYSFAIILQEVVVRGAPYCMLGLPPEEIIRKVKKPPPMCRPTVAPDQAPLECIQLMKQCWSEQPDRRPAFDEIFDQFKLINKGKKTNIIDSMLRMLEQYSSNLEDLIRERTEELEIEKQRTEKLLAEMLPPSVAEALKTGVSVEPEYFDQVTIYFSDIVGFTTISSLSDPIEVVDLLNDLYTLFDAVLCNHDVYKVETIGDAYMVASGLPKRNGNKHAAEIANMSLNILSSVGSFKMRHMPEVPVRIRIGIHSGSCVAGVVGLTMPRYCLFGDTVNTASRMESTGLPYRIHVNITTVKILQSLNEGYQIEVRGKTELKGKGIEETYWLVGKSDFTKPLPKPPEIKAGDNWQEMVTEEIKTIFRKANRQVDKPKI; translated from the exons ATGCAACAATTTCCTCTCCATTTTGAAGGTGCACTGTTGGACTTATCCAGCTGTTCATGGCATAACATCTTGAGAAGCAAGCACAGCCTTTCAACACTACCGTTTTTCAACTTGTGGACGATTCTTGCCGTTTTGACTTTTCCCTGCTGTGTGCAATGCCTCATATTTAAAGTCGGGGTCGTCGGCCCTTGGAATTGCGACCCTGTCTATTCCAAAACATTACCCGCCGTAGCCTCAAAGTTGGCCATTAGTAGAATAAACAGGGATGCCAGTTTGGACCTGGGTTGTACAATGGACTTTGTGGTTCTCCAAGAACCGTGTGAAACATCAAAAGCGCTGATGACGTTTGTGACTTATGAAAAGGAAGCCGACGCTTTCGTCGGACCTGGAAACCCTGGATACTGTAATGCAGCGACGCTCCTGGCCAAGAACTGGGATAAAGCTATTTTTTCATCGGCTTGCATCAACTATGAGCTCGATCGAATTCAGAGCTATCCTACGTTCGCCCGGATCTTGCCCTCACCTACACGAGTGCTTTATACTGTTTTGAAGTATTTCAGTTGGGCCAACATCGGCATTGTGTCCTCTAACGAGGATATATGGATCGACACTGCTATCAAACTAGCCAGCTCTCTCAGGAGTCAAGGACTTCCCATTGCCATTGTTGCATCCACTGGAAATAATGACACAGACATGGAGAATACACTAAGAAACATCCAAAATGCTGGGGAAATAAAAG TTATCATCATGTGCATGCATTCAGTGCTGATCGGTGGTGAAAAGCAGCTGGATTTCTTGCTAAAGGCCTATGACATGGGATTAACAAGTGGCAGCTATGTCTTTATACCATATGACACTCTACTCTACAGTCTGCCCTATACCAATATTTCCTATTTTGCTATTCTGAACAACACTAAGCTACGTACGGCGTATGACGCTGTTCTCACTATCACAGTAACATCAGATCGGATGTCCTTCAACCAGGCCTTTAATAAAGCCAAACAACAACAGGAGTTAACCATTACCCAGGATGCTCAGCAG GTTTCTCCCCTTTTTGGGACAGTCTACAATGGCATTTACCTTCTTGCCAAAGCCATGCACAACACCAGGAGAGCTGGCCAGTGGTTCTCAGGGACCAACCTGGCCTTCTACACACGGAATCTGACATTTCCTGGCTTCAATCAGAACATCCAGTTTGGCCCAGAGGGTGATGGACAGACCAACTATATCATCTTGGACTCGGATGGCTGGGGGACTGACTTGTATCTTTGCTATTTGGTGGATCTTGGCACAAGCATGGTGCGCTATGCTGGAAGATCCATTCACTATCCCAGGGGTTCTCCACCTTCTGCTGACTCCAGCTGCTGGTTCAATCCTAAATCTATCTGCACTGGAG GTGTGGATGTAATCTATGTAGTTATAGTTTTTGCAATCGTCATCGTTTTCATTGTTGGTGCTATTGGAATAAGTCTTCTTATAAG ACGGCGAATCCAACAACTCCAACTAGTTAGAGGACCCAATAGGATCTTGCTTACTCTTGAAGATCTCAGTTTCATCAATCCCCAGCTAAGCAAACGG AAAATCACCCTGGAGGAATTCAGTGACTCCAAAAGTGCTGCTGATGAGAAGAGCGTGCGGTCGGCTGAACACTCAGTAAACAGTTTGGCCACAGCGACTCATGAGACCTCCAATGTGGCCGTCTATGAG GGTGACTGGGTGTGGCTTAAGAAGTTTGAGACTGGACAGTTCAAGGAAGTCAAGCAAAGTACCACCAAAATATTTACCAAG ATGAAAGATCTCAGGAATGAGAACGTTAACCCATTTCTTGGGTTTTTCTGTGACTGTGGCATGTTTGCCGTGGTCACTGAGCATTGCTCCAGAGGAAGCTTACAGGACCTACTGCGCAACGATGATGTCAAACTAGACTGGATGTTTAAGTCTTCCTTGCTTCTGGACCTCATCAAG GGAATGAAATACCTTCACCATCGGGAGTTCCCTCATGGCCGATTAAAGTCACGCAACTGTGTGGTGGATGGACGATTTGTGCTCAAAATCACAGATTACGGTTTCAACGAACTCCTCGAATCCCAGAAAGCTCCAAAGGAGAAACATGCACCAGAAG ATCTCTTCTGGACAGCTCCTGAACTTCTCAGAGACCCCGAGAACACACGCCGAGGGACGTTTAAAGGTGATGTATATAGCTTTGCCATAATACTCCAAGAGGTGGTGGTCCGTGGTGCTCCGTACTGCATGCTTGGACTACCTCCAGAAG AGATTATTAGAAAGGTGAAGAAACCTCCTCCCATGTGCAGGCCTACAGTGGCTCCAGACCAGGCTCCACTAGAATGCATCCAGCTGATGAAACAGTGTTGGAGTGAACAGCCTGACAGGAGACCGGCCTTTGATGAAATATTCGATCAG TTCAAGCTTATAAACAAAGGCAAGAAAACCAACATCATAGACTCTATGCTGCGCATGCTGGAGCAGTACTCCTCAAACCTTGAAGATCTAATTAGGGAGAGGACAGAGGAGTTAGAAATAGAGAAACAGCGGACAGAGAAACTCCTGGCTGAAATGCTCCCACC ATCTGTGGCTGAGGCGCTGAAAACAGGTGTTTCTGTGGAGCCTGAGTACTTTGACCAGGTTACCATCTACTTTAGTGACATAGTGGGCTTCACAACAATCTCCTCACTAAGCGATCCGATCGAGGTTGTGGACCTCCTCAATGACCTCTATACGCTCTTCGATGCAGTGTTGTGTAACCACGATGTATACAAG GTGGAGACCATTGGAGATGCCTACATGGTGGCCTCAGGACTGCCAAAGAGAAATGGAAATAAGCATGCAGCTGAAATTGCCAACATGTCCCTGAACATCCTGAGCTCTGTGGGATCTTTTAAAATGCGTCACATGCCAGAAGTTCCGGTCAGAATAAGAATAGGCATTCACTCAG GGTCATGTGTTGCTGGAGTCGTGGGTCTTACGATGCCTAGATACTGCCTTTTTGGTGATACAGTCAACACCGCCTCTCGTATGGAATCTACGGGATTGC CTTATAGAATTCATGTGAACATAACCACTGTGAAGATTCTCCAGTCACTGAATGAGGGCTACCAGATAGAAGTTAGAGGAAAGACAGAGTTAAAG GGTAAAGGAATCGAAGAAACATACTGGCTCGTTGGGAAATCCGATTTTACAAAGCCTTTACCAAAGCCTCCTGAGATCAAAGCAGG GGATAACTGGCAGGAAATGGTGACGGAAGAGATCAAGACGATTTTCCGGAAGGCAAACAGACAAGTGGACAAGCCCAAAATCTGA